In Streptomyces hawaiiensis, one genomic interval encodes:
- a CDS encoding ABC transporter ATP-binding protein translates to MSTTDTRVAPATLRTTTGREAGRWVAAHCREMPGLTTATVLTTVAGAALQVLPVLLLGRVVDGVVGGEDRSVLVTIGVLIGAAALLGAAATAVSTYLIGRLGADLLARLREGAVRAVLGMPSARIEQVGRGDVLSRVGDDVAVISKGIRTAVPTVFSAGVLVIIATLGMFGLDWRLGLAGAGALPAYALALRWYLPRSAPLYRKQRVAQADRAQAFISGLNGIDTVRAYRLEGAFREKVTTESWRVRELGIEVFRFFGRFVGRENRAEFIGLVLILVVGYALLEADAATLGEVSAAPLLFHRLFTPLGAIMFTFDEAQKSGASLTRLVGVLGESAEERLVGDESVPAARAGAYPVTVEGLTFRYPGSEEPVLRDVDLTIPAGGSLALVGATGAGKTTLAALIAGIGTPEAGSVRIGTTDLSGLDEAGARALVSILTQETHVFSGPLADDLRLSAPGASDAELLDALRTVGAEGWVRSLPDGLNTPVGEGGERLDVTKVAQIALARLVLGRAPVVVLDESTAEAGSEGAAELERAVLAACAGRTTLFVAHRLTQAMAADRIAVLDAGRVVEQGTHEELVALGGRYARLWRAWREGS, encoded by the coding sequence GTGAGCACCACCGACACGCGCGTCGCGCCGGCGACCCTGCGCACGACAACCGGACGCGAAGCCGGCCGCTGGGTCGCGGCGCACTGCCGCGAGATGCCCGGGCTGACCACCGCGACCGTGCTCACCACGGTCGCGGGGGCGGCGCTCCAGGTGCTCCCGGTGCTCCTGCTCGGCCGGGTGGTCGACGGGGTCGTCGGGGGCGAGGACCGTTCGGTCCTGGTCACGATCGGGGTGCTGATCGGTGCCGCCGCGCTGCTCGGCGCGGCGGCCACCGCGGTGTCCACCTACCTGATCGGACGGCTGGGCGCGGATCTGCTCGCGCGGCTGCGCGAAGGCGCCGTCCGGGCGGTGCTCGGCATGCCGAGCGCGCGGATCGAGCAGGTCGGCCGGGGAGACGTGCTCTCCCGGGTCGGGGACGACGTGGCCGTCATCTCCAAGGGCATCCGCACGGCCGTCCCCACGGTGTTCTCGGCGGGCGTGCTGGTCATTATCGCGACCCTCGGCATGTTCGGGCTGGACTGGCGGCTGGGCCTGGCCGGCGCGGGCGCGCTGCCCGCGTACGCGCTGGCGCTGCGCTGGTACCTGCCCCGTTCCGCACCGCTCTACCGCAAGCAGCGCGTGGCCCAGGCCGACCGGGCCCAGGCGTTCATCAGCGGCCTGAACGGCATCGACACGGTCCGCGCCTACCGTCTGGAGGGTGCCTTCCGCGAGAAGGTCACCACCGAGTCGTGGCGGGTGCGCGAGCTCGGTATCGAGGTGTTCCGGTTCTTCGGCCGGTTCGTCGGCCGGGAGAACCGCGCCGAGTTCATCGGGCTGGTCCTGATCCTCGTGGTCGGGTACGCCCTGCTGGAGGCCGACGCCGCCACGCTGGGCGAGGTGTCGGCGGCCCCGCTGCTGTTCCACCGGCTGTTCACCCCGCTGGGCGCCATCATGTTCACCTTCGACGAGGCCCAGAAGTCGGGCGCGAGCCTGACCCGCCTGGTCGGGGTGCTCGGGGAGTCCGCCGAGGAGCGGCTGGTCGGCGACGAGTCCGTCCCGGCGGCCCGGGCCGGGGCGTATCCGGTGACCGTCGAGGGACTGACGTTCCGTTACCCCGGCTCCGAGGAGCCGGTGCTGCGGGACGTCGACCTGACGATCCCGGCCGGCGGGTCGCTCGCCCTGGTGGGCGCCACGGGCGCGGGCAAGACGACTCTGGCCGCCCTGATCGCCGGTATCGGCACCCCGGAGGCCGGGTCGGTGCGCATCGGGACGACGGACCTCTCCGGCCTGGACGAGGCCGGGGCGCGGGCCCTGGTGAGCATCCTGACGCAGGAGACGCACGTGTTCTCCGGCCCGCTCGCCGACGACCTGCGGCTGTCCGCGCCGGGGGCGAGCGACGCCGAGCTGCTGGACGCGTTGCGGACCGTCGGCGCCGAGGGCTGGGTCCGCTCGCTGCCCGACGGGCTGAACACCCCGGTCGGCGAGGGCGGTGAGCGCCTGGACGTCACCAAGGTCGCCCAGATCGCCCTGGCGCGGCTGGTGCTGGGCCGGGCTCCGGTCGTGGTGCTCGACGAGTCGACCGCGGAGGCCGGCAGCGAGGGCGCCGCCGAGCTGGAGCGGGCCGTGCTGGCCGCCTGTGCGGGCCGGACCACGCTGTTCGTGGCGCACCGGCTGACCCAGGCGATGGCCGCGGACCGGATCGCCGTGCTCGACGCGGGCCGCGTCGTGGAGCAGGGGACGCACGAGGAACTGGTGGCTCTGGGCGGCCGGTACGCACGACTGTGGCGGGCCTGGCGAGAGGGTAGTTAG